The Streptococcus sp. 29896 genome includes a region encoding these proteins:
- a CDS encoding TIGR01440 family protein: MSLKEIKDQTKQAVEEILELSNLQKGQIFVLGLSSSEVIGGHIGKNSSLEVGEAVVETILDILTPKGIYLAVQGCEHLNRALVVERELAIQKDLEMVNVLPTLHAGGSGQLAAFKYMKDPVEVEFITAQAGVDIGDTAIGMHIKHVQVPIRPSLREIGQAHVTALASRPKLIGGARAAYQEDQIRKN, from the coding sequence ATGTCATTAAAGGAAATTAAAGACCAAACTAAGCAAGCTGTCGAAGAGATTTTAGAACTCAGCAATCTTCAAAAGGGTCAGATTTTTGTGCTAGGTTTGTCTTCTAGTGAGGTCATTGGTGGGCATATTGGCAAAAATTCCAGTCTGGAAGTTGGAGAGGCTGTTGTCGAAACCATTCTGGATATTTTGACTCCCAAGGGCATTTACCTAGCTGTCCAAGGCTGTGAACATCTCAATCGTGCCTTGGTAGTGGAGCGGGAATTGGCTATCCAGAAAGATTTGGAAATGGTCAATGTCCTGCCCACCCTTCATGCAGGAGGCTCGGGACAGTTGGCAGCCTTCAAGTATATGAAGGATCCCGTCGAAGTGGAATTTATCACGGCTCAGGCTGGTGTAGACATCGGTGATACGGCGATTGGTATGCACATCAAGCACGTCCAAGTGCCAATTAGACCGAGCTTGCGTGAGATCGGCCAGGCCCATGTCACCGCCCTTGCCAGCCGTCCCAAGCTGATCGGCGGAGCACGTGCGGCCTATCAGGAAGATCAGATACGGAAAAATTAG
- a CDS encoding lipoate--protein ligase: MYLIEPIRNGQYVSDGAVALAMQVYVQQNVFLDDDILFPYYCDPKVEIGKFQNALIEINEDYLKENNILLVRRDTGGGAIYVDKGSVNVCYLIQDNGIFGDFKRAYQPAIKALHELGAVEVEQTGRNDLVIEGKKVSGAAMTISNNRVYGGYSLLLDIDEEAMSKVLNPNKKKIESKGIKSVKSRVGTIRPYLAEEYQSVTTEEFKNLITCKLLGIESIDQAKRYVLTEEDWAAIDKLVADKYKNWEWNYGNSPQYSYHRDGRFAGGTVDIHLEVEKGRIAKCRIYGDFFAKGNIDEVENKLIGTRLLEEDLQAALADLDMAHYFGKISAEELVGLILSEG; encoded by the coding sequence ATGTACCTAATCGAACCAATCCGCAACGGTCAATATGTCAGCGATGGAGCAGTTGCTCTAGCTATGCAGGTCTATGTTCAGCAAAATGTCTTCTTGGATGACGACATTCTCTTCCCTTACTACTGTGACCCCAAGGTAGAAATCGGCAAGTTCCAAAATGCCTTGATCGAAATCAATGAAGACTACCTCAAAGAGAACAATATTCTCTTAGTTCGTCGAGATACGGGTGGCGGTGCCATCTATGTGGACAAGGGTTCTGTCAATGTCTGCTACTTGATTCAAGACAATGGCATTTTCGGAGATTTCAAACGTGCCTACCAGCCTGCCATCAAGGCCCTGCATGAGCTAGGAGCTGTTGAGGTAGAGCAAACAGGACGCAATGACCTGGTGATTGAAGGAAAAAAGGTGTCAGGTGCAGCCATGACCATCAGCAATAACCGTGTCTATGGTGGCTACTCTCTCCTTTTGGATATTGACGAAGAAGCCATGTCCAAGGTCCTCAATCCCAATAAGAAAAAGATTGAATCAAAAGGCATCAAGTCTGTCAAAAGCCGTGTGGGGACCATCCGTCCTTACTTGGCAGAAGAATACCAGTCTGTCACAACAGAGGAATTTAAGAACCTCATCACTTGCAAGTTATTGGGTATTGAGTCCATCGACCAGGCAAAGCGCTATGTCTTGACTGAGGAAGATTGGGCAGCCATTGACAAGTTGGTGGCAGATAAGTACAAGAACTGGGAGTGGAACTACGGCAATTCGCCACAGTATAGCTACCACCGTGATGGTCGTTTTGCTGGGGGAACTGTGGATATTCACCTCGAAGTTGAAAAAGGCCGCATTGCCAAATGCCGTATTTACGGAGATTTCTTTGCCAAGGGTAATATTGACGAAGTCGAAAACAAGTTAATCGGCACACGTTTACTGGAAGAAGACCTTCAAGCAGCCTTGGCGGATTTGGACATGGCACATTATTTTGGTAAGATTAGTGCGGAAGAGCTGGTTGGCCTGATACTGAGTGAAGGATAA
- a CDS encoding amidase, whose product MEWKDATAMAQAVNQKQVSAKELVQETIDRIEKLNPALNAVVSKQYDEALKEAEKEDYLGKPFAGVPFLLKDLGQNEKGQPSSAGSRLFAGRPAGHTDTYVQRLKDLGFIIVGRTNTPEFGFKNISDASLHGPVNLPLDPSRNAGGSSGGAAAALASGMVSIAAASDGGGSIRIPASFNGLIGLKTSRGRIPVGPKSYRGWQGASVNFALTKSVRDTQRLLYHFQDYQLEAPFPLANLSEEEVFGKLSRPLKIAYYTKSPVGSKVSPEAVEAVQKACHHLVDLGHEVVELSEYPLDGVALMKSFYLMNSVDTAQMFDDIEAAFGRQMTLEDMEVMSWAIYQSGQTIPAKLHSKALLDWDQFGASMARFHEDYDLLLTPTVADVAPKHGQFDLPADLLDRLKHTQNYSMEGQQDLIWQMFEDSLALTPFTQQANICGQPAISLPTYVRADGLPIGIQLTAAKGREDLLLQLADQMEAAGLLNL is encoded by the coding sequence ATGGAATGGAAAGATGCGACAGCCATGGCTCAGGCTGTCAATCAAAAACAAGTTTCTGCTAAGGAATTGGTGCAAGAAACCATTGACAGGATTGAAAAGCTCAATCCCGCCCTTAATGCGGTTGTCAGCAAGCAATATGATGAAGCTCTGAAAGAAGCGGAGAAAGAAGACTATCTGGGCAAGCCATTTGCAGGAGTTCCTTTCTTGCTGAAGGATTTGGGGCAAAATGAAAAGGGGCAGCCCTCTTCTGCCGGTTCTCGCCTGTTTGCTGGTCGCCCAGCAGGCCATACCGATACCTATGTCCAACGCTTGAAGGACTTGGGCTTCATCATTGTCGGTCGGACCAACACACCAGAATTCGGCTTCAAAAATATCTCAGATGCCAGCCTGCATGGTCCTGTCAATCTTCCCTTAGACCCCAGTCGCAATGCTGGTGGATCAAGTGGTGGTGCAGCCGCAGCACTGGCTTCAGGCATGGTCTCTATTGCTGCTGCATCGGATGGTGGTGGCTCTATTCGTATCCCAGCCTCCTTCAATGGCTTGATTGGACTCAAAACCAGTCGTGGTCGGATTCCGGTTGGACCTAAGTCTTATCGTGGCTGGCAGGGGGCATCTGTCAATTTTGCTCTGACCAAGTCTGTCCGAGACACCCAGCGTCTGCTCTATCATTTCCAGGACTATCAGTTGGAAGCTCCCTTTCCCCTTGCCAATCTGAGCGAGGAGGAGGTGTTTGGAAAATTATCTCGCCCCCTAAAAATCGCCTACTACACCAAGTCTCCAGTAGGGAGCAAGGTTAGTCCTGAAGCGGTAGAAGCGGTTCAAAAAGCCTGTCATCACTTGGTTGATTTGGGGCATGAAGTAGTGGAATTGTCGGAATATCCTCTGGATGGAGTGGCCCTGATGAAATCCTTCTACCTGATGAACAGCGTGGACACTGCCCAGATGTTTGACGACATCGAAGCAGCTTTTGGGCGCCAGATGACCTTGGAAGACATGGAAGTCATGTCTTGGGCTATTTACCAAAGCGGGCAAACCATTCCAGCCAAATTGCACTCCAAGGCCCTATTGGACTGGGACCAGTTTGGAGCCAGCATGGCGCGTTTCCATGAGGATTACGACTTGCTCCTGACACCGACGGTGGCTGATGTAGCGCCCAAGCATGGGCAATTTGACCTACCAGCAGATTTGCTGGACCGCCTCAAGCACACCCAGAACTATTCCATGGAAGGGCAGCAGGATCTGATCTGGCAAATGTTTGAGGACAGCCTAGCCCTGACTCCCTTTACGCAGCAGGCCAATATTTGTGGTCAGCCAGCCATTTCTCTGCCAACTTATGTGCGGGCTGACGGTTTGCCAATCGGCATCCAATTGACAGCAGCCAAGGGACGAGAGGATTTACTCTTGCAGTTGGCAGACCAAATGGAAGCAGCAGGTTTACTCAACTTGTAA
- a CDS encoding ECF transporter S component has product MRNKKTQELVLLAILTALTLVLAHFHLPTLSGFVTLLDVGVYFTAFYLGKKEGAIVGGLSGLLIDFLLGYPQWAFFSLLFHGAQGYFAGWKGKSRYLGLALASISMVGGYYLASRLYFNDLKAIESVLSNTLQNTVGLVLGYILAQAIERIGAVNHVIKGN; this is encoded by the coding sequence ATGAGAAATAAAAAGACGCAAGAACTAGTATTATTAGCCATTTTAACAGCCTTGACCTTGGTCTTGGCCCACTTCCATTTGCCAACCCTATCGGGTTTTGTGACACTTTTGGATGTTGGGGTGTATTTTACAGCCTTTTACTTGGGTAAGAAAGAAGGAGCCATTGTTGGCGGACTGTCAGGTCTTCTGATTGATTTCTTGTTGGGCTATCCCCAGTGGGCTTTCTTTAGCTTGCTTTTCCACGGTGCTCAGGGTTATTTTGCAGGATGGAAAGGGAAAAGTCGTTATCTTGGGCTTGCTCTAGCGAGTATTAGCATGGTTGGAGGTTATTATCTAGCTTCTCGACTTTATTTTAATGACCTGAAAGCCATTGAAAGTGTTCTAAGCAATACCTTGCAAAACACAGTTGGTTTGGTACTAGGTTATATCTTGGCTCAGGCAATAGAAAGAATTGGTGCAGTAAATCATGTCATTAAAGGAAATTAA
- a CDS encoding transporter substrate-binding domain-containing protein, which translates to MLKKLLTSVLLVSSFALVACSNTSTSSTTESSSATQTQWEKIEEAGVLKVATPGTLFPTSYYNDENELVGYEIEMMNEIGERLGIEIEYQEIGVAEAFTAVDSGKVDVAVNNFDMTAERLEKYNFSTPYKYSVGGYIVREDGTSGLEAADLSDWTGKKAGGGAGTQYMKIAQKLGAEPVIYDNVTNDVYLRDVSTGRTDFIPNDYYTQVMAIAWAKANFPDIKVKMGDAKYNPTEQGIVMSKADTSLKEKLDQAITEMKEDGTLLAISEKYYGGQDLTQPIEGAEDLPVIDTSDVE; encoded by the coding sequence ATGTTGAAAAAGTTGCTGACATCAGTTCTCTTGGTGTCTTCATTTGCCCTCGTTGCTTGCTCGAACACAAGCACAAGTTCTACGACAGAGTCTTCATCTGCAACCCAAACTCAATGGGAAAAGATTGAAGAAGCTGGTGTTTTGAAAGTTGCAACACCGGGTACTCTTTTCCCAACTTCATACTACAACGATGAAAATGAGTTGGTTGGTTATGAAATCGAAATGATGAACGAGATCGGTGAGCGTCTTGGCATCGAAATCGAGTACCAAGAAATTGGTGTCGCAGAAGCATTTACAGCTGTTGATAGCGGTAAGGTTGACGTTGCAGTAAACAACTTTGACATGACAGCAGAACGTTTGGAGAAATACAACTTCTCTACACCTTACAAATATTCAGTAGGTGGTTATATCGTTCGTGAAGATGGTACATCAGGACTTGAAGCCGCTGATTTGAGCGACTGGACTGGTAAGAAAGCTGGTGGTGGTGCTGGTACTCAGTACATGAAGATTGCTCAAAAATTAGGAGCAGAGCCAGTAATCTATGACAATGTAACCAATGATGTCTATCTACGTGATGTATCAACTGGCCGTACAGACTTCATTCCAAACGATTACTATACACAAGTGATGGCCATTGCATGGGCAAAAGCAAACTTCCCAGATATCAAAGTGAAAATGGGAGATGCGAAGTACAACCCAACTGAGCAAGGTATTGTCATGAGCAAGGCTGATACAAGTTTGAAAGAAAAATTGGACCAAGCCATTACTGAAATGAAAGAAGACGGAACGCTTTTGGCGATTTCTGAGAAATATTACGGTGGCCAAGATTTGACGCAACCAATCGAAGGTGCAGAAGATCTTCCAGTCATCGATACTTCAGATGTAGAATAA
- a CDS encoding heavy metal translocating P-type ATPase, whose product MTLVTNLKQHSHIITTALCLVLILMGILLFQTGQGWTPILFISAFVIGGYQSAKEGLTELILDKHLSVDLLMILAAIGSGLIGYWMEGALLIFIFSLSSTLEELAMEKSKNAIAALMNMTPPTARKIEENGDITVLDTADIRIGDLLQVRKGDTVPLDATLISPQSIFDESMITGEPLPAEKMAGAAVIGGTINQGPTVTVQVTAEKGDALFDKIVQMVENAQESKSKTATFIENMEDTYVKVVLVVVPLFILFAHFALGWDWLTAFYRGMILLTIASPCALVASSSPATLSAISRAARKGMIIKGGDIADNIANLEAIVFDKTGTLTIGKPEVVGATYLGDEKLIKQVVQAVEKQSSHPIAQALMTYTADSSAIAFQSLEDVTGKGLVAGYQGDSWKIGKAGFVVDSLVSPLSADLLAQIDEAESTGKTLVYVSQNDLLAAIFMVEDSLKPESKQLISQLKEMGVTPILLTGDQEKTARYVASKVGIDRVIANCLPTDKAAVIQKLQTEFASVGMVGDGINDAPALAQANVSYAMGSGTDIAMESADIVLMEDLTRIPYSIRLSKKMRGIIKQNIIFALSVIALLIISNLFQSINLPLGVVGHEGSTILVILNGLRLLYFK is encoded by the coding sequence ATGACACTCGTAACCAACCTCAAACAACACAGCCACATCATCACAACCGCTCTCTGCTTGGTGCTCATTCTAATGGGTATCCTTCTGTTTCAGACTGGACAGGGATGGACACCCATCCTCTTCATTTCAGCCTTTGTCATCGGTGGCTACCAGTCCGCCAAGGAAGGTCTGACTGAGCTGATTTTGGACAAGCACCTGTCTGTTGACCTCCTTATGATTTTGGCTGCTATCGGATCTGGTCTCATCGGCTACTGGATGGAGGGAGCCCTGCTCATCTTTATCTTCTCCCTTTCTTCTACTCTGGAAGAATTAGCCATGGAAAAAAGCAAGAACGCTATCGCAGCTCTGATGAACATGACCCCTCCAACGGCTCGTAAAATCGAGGAAAATGGTGATATTACTGTCTTGGATACGGCCGACATTCGCATCGGTGACCTCCTACAAGTCCGCAAGGGTGACACGGTCCCACTGGATGCTACCCTCATCAGTCCCCAATCCATCTTTGACGAATCCATGATTACAGGCGAGCCGCTCCCTGCGGAGAAAATGGCTGGTGCGGCTGTTATCGGCGGTACTATCAACCAAGGTCCAACGGTGACCGTTCAAGTTACAGCTGAAAAAGGCGATGCCCTCTTCGATAAAATCGTCCAGATGGTTGAAAATGCCCAAGAATCCAAATCAAAAACAGCGACTTTCATTGAAAATATGGAAGATACCTATGTCAAGGTTGTTTTGGTGGTGGTGCCGCTCTTTATCCTCTTTGCTCATTTTGCTCTGGGTTGGGACTGGTTGACTGCCTTCTACCGTGGCATGATTCTCTTGACCATTGCTTCTCCATGTGCGCTTGTGGCTTCTTCTTCACCGGCGACACTTTCTGCCATCAGCCGTGCGGCACGCAAGGGCATGATTATCAAAGGAGGCGACATTGCGGATAACATCGCCAATTTAGAGGCAATCGTCTTTGACAAGACCGGTACCCTGACCATTGGTAAACCTGAGGTTGTAGGAGCAACCTATCTTGGCGATGAAAAACTTATCAAGCAGGTTGTTCAGGCAGTTGAAAAACAATCAAGCCATCCAATCGCTCAGGCTCTGATGACTTATACAGCTGATAGCTCTGCTATTGCCTTCCAAAGCCTAGAAGACGTGACCGGAAAAGGCTTGGTGGCAGGTTATCAGGGCGACAGCTGGAAAATCGGTAAGGCGGGCTTTGTGGTGGACAGCCTGGTGAGTCCCCTGTCTGCTGACTTGCTGGCACAGATCGATGAGGCGGAAAGCACTGGAAAAACCCTGGTCTATGTCAGCCAAAATGATCTGCTGGCAGCGATTTTCATGGTGGAAGATAGTTTGAAGCCAGAGAGCAAGCAGCTGATTTCTCAGTTGAAAGAGATGGGCGTGACGCCAATTCTCCTGACGGGCGACCAAGAAAAGACTGCTCGTTATGTGGCGAGTAAGGTCGGTATTGACCGTGTGATTGCCAACTGCCTGCCTACGGACAAAGCTGCTGTTATCCAAAAACTGCAAACCGAATTTGCGTCTGTCGGTATGGTAGGCGACGGTATCAACGATGCTCCCGCCCTGGCTCAAGCCAATGTCAGCTATGCTATGGGAAGCGGAACGGACATCGCTATGGAGTCAGCTGACATCGTACTCATGGAAGACCTGACGAGAATTCCTTACTCCATCCGTCTGTCTAAGAAAATGCGGGGCATCATCAAGCAAAATATCATCTTTGCTCTATCTGTCATTGCCCTTCTTATCATCTCCAACCTCTTCCAGTCTATCAACCTCCCACTCGGTGTGGTAGGCCACGAAGGATCAACGATTTTGGTGATTTTGAATGGGTTGAGACTCTTGTATTTTAAATAG
- a CDS encoding amino acid ABC transporter permease, which produces MNINWQAVFNISIAAEAIPKIIEGLPYTLALSLVGFALGTFCGFFVALMRMSKFPPLRWLAMTHISLMRGIPLMVLLFFIYFGLPFMGLQLDAITASIIAFTSMSSAYISEIIRASLSAIDKGQWEAARSLGLKTPVIYRRIIIPQAFRIALPPLSNVLLDMVKSTSLTAMITVPEIFNKAKIVGGAKSDYMTVYICVALIYWVICTLYAFGQLKLEKRLATY; this is translated from the coding sequence ATGAACATCAATTGGCAGGCAGTTTTTAATATTTCTATTGCCGCAGAGGCAATTCCGAAAATCATAGAGGGTCTTCCCTACACCCTAGCCCTGTCTTTAGTCGGATTTGCACTTGGAACCTTTTGTGGTTTCTTTGTGGCTCTGATGCGCATGTCCAAGTTCCCCCCCCTACGTTGGTTAGCCATGACACATATTTCTCTGATGAGGGGAATCCCGCTCATGGTATTGCTATTTTTTATCTATTTTGGTCTGCCCTTTATGGGCTTGCAGCTAGATGCTATAACAGCATCTATCATCGCTTTTACATCCATGTCTAGTGCCTACATTTCTGAAATTATTCGTGCATCACTTTCAGCAATTGATAAGGGACAATGGGAAGCTGCTCGGTCGCTGGGGCTGAAAACACCAGTCATCTACCGTCGGATTATTATCCCTCAAGCCTTTCGAATTGCTCTCCCCCCATTGAGTAATGTTCTCTTAGATATGGTAAAAAGTACCTCTCTGACAGCTATGATTACGGTGCCAGAGATTTTCAATAAGGCCAAGATAGTCGGCGGAGCCAAGTCTGATTACATGACAGTTTATATCTGTGTTGCCCTTATTTATTGGGTCATCTGTACTCTTTATGCATTTGGTCAGCTGAAGCTAGAAAAACGCTTGGCGACCTACTAA
- a CDS encoding Rrf2 family transcriptional regulator produces the protein MDTKFSVALHILTMISESSDVMTSQALATSVGTNASYIRKVIALLKNAGIIQSQQGKAGYELSKDPADISLLDIYYATQEVTHIQLFQQHQHANQACPVGRHIAGAVQPIFATIEQDLQDRLSQESLGQVIANLYQEAKKTN, from the coding sequence ATGGATACCAAATTTTCAGTAGCATTGCATATCTTGACCATGATTAGCGAGAGTAGTGACGTCATGACGTCGCAGGCCTTGGCAACCAGCGTCGGTACCAATGCCAGTTATATCCGCAAGGTCATCGCTCTCTTGAAGAATGCAGGCATCATCCAGTCCCAGCAGGGCAAGGCTGGCTATGAGTTGAGCAAGGATCCGGCGGACATCAGTCTCCTGGACATCTACTATGCCACCCAGGAAGTCACGCATATCCAGCTCTTTCAGCAGCACCAACACGCCAATCAAGCCTGCCCAGTTGGTCGGCACATTGCAGGAGCTGTCCAGCCAATCTTTGCGACCATTGAGCAGGATTTACAGGATAGATTATCCCAAGAAAGCTTGGGCCAGGTCATTGCCAACTTGTATCAAGAGGCAAAAAAAACCAACTGA
- a CDS encoding SIR2 family NAD-dependent protein deacylase, with protein sequence MSMWQTLKQEEKTQAEQLAGLLAEADAVVVGIGAGMSAADGFTYIGPRFEAAFPDFIAKYGFLDMLQASLFDFESTEEYWAFQSRFVALNYLDQPVGASYIHLREILETKPYHIITTNADNAFWVADYDRNKVFHIQGEYGLWQCSRHCHDQTYRDDDLIRRMIAEQVNMKIPYDLIPRCPVCDAPFEINKRNAEKGMVESPDFFAQKARYDVFLESHQTGKVLYLEIGIGFTTPQFIKTPFQTRVQQNPQALYVCLNQKHYRLPLPIRERSLTLAEDSAQLLKETHRIYFKGDTPCT encoded by the coding sequence ATGTCCATGTGGCAGACGCTTAAACAAGAAGAAAAAACTCAGGCGGAGCAGCTTGCTGGCTTGCTTGCTGAAGCTGATGCGGTGGTGGTGGGCATTGGAGCAGGCATGTCTGCGGCGGATGGTTTTACCTACATCGGTCCTCGCTTCGAAGCTGCCTTTCCAGATTTCATCGCCAAGTACGGCTTTTTGGATATGTTGCAGGCCAGCCTCTTTGACTTTGAAAGCACGGAGGAATACTGGGCCTTTCAGAGTCGCTTTGTCGCTCTCAATTACCTGGACCAACCTGTCGGCGCCTCCTATATTCATTTGCGGGAGATTTTAGAAACCAAGCCCTATCATATCATCACCACCAATGCAGACAATGCCTTTTGGGTGGCTGACTACGATAGGAATAAGGTTTTCCACATTCAAGGGGAATACGGTCTCTGGCAATGCAGTCGTCATTGCCATGACCAGACCTATCGAGATGATGACCTCATTCGCCGCATGATAGCAGAGCAGGTGAACATGAAGATTCCCTATGATCTGATTCCGCGTTGTCCAGTCTGTGATGCCCCTTTTGAAATCAACAAACGCAATGCAGAAAAGGGTATGGTCGAATCACCAGATTTCTTTGCCCAAAAAGCCCGCTACGATGTCTTTTTAGAAAGCCATCAAACAGGCAAGGTCCTCTATCTGGAAATCGGGATTGGCTTTACCACGCCTCAATTTATCAAGACCCCTTTCCAGACACGGGTCCAGCAAAATCCTCAGGCCCTTTATGTCTGTCTCAATCAAAAACATTATCGCCTGCCCCTGCCTATCAGGGAACGGAGTTTAACCCTAGCAGAGGACAGTGCCCAATTATTAAAAGAAACCCATAGGATTTATTTTAAAGGAGATACCCCATGTACCTAA
- the truA gene encoding tRNA pseudouridine(38-40) synthase TruA: protein MTRYKAIISYDGHDFSGFQRQPHARTVQEEIEKTLVRLNSGQPVTVHGAGRTDAGVHAYGQVIHFDLAGSRDAEKLRFALDTQTPEDIDVVQVEQVADDFHCRYAKHSKTYEFLVDIGRPKNPMMRHYATFYPYDLDLGLIEEAIQDLVGTHDFTGFTASGTSVEDKVRTITAATMEYDQRRQFLIFTFSGNGFLYKQVRNMVGTLLKIGNGRMPVGQIKRILAEKDRGLAGPTAAGNGLYLKEIIYED from the coding sequence ATGACACGATATAAAGCAATTATTTCCTACGACGGACATGATTTTTCTGGTTTTCAGCGCCAGCCTCATGCTCGTACAGTTCAGGAAGAAATCGAAAAAACGTTAGTAAGATTGAATAGTGGCCAGCCAGTAACCGTTCATGGTGCGGGTCGGACAGATGCAGGTGTACACGCCTACGGTCAGGTCATTCATTTTGACTTGGCTGGCAGTAGAGATGCTGAGAAGCTCCGCTTTGCCCTGGATACCCAAACACCTGAAGATATTGATGTGGTCCAGGTGGAGCAGGTGGCGGATGATTTTCATTGCCGCTATGCCAAGCACAGCAAGACCTATGAGTTTTTGGTGGACATTGGCCGACCCAAGAATCCCATGATGCGGCACTATGCGACTTTCTATCCCTATGATTTGGACTTGGGCTTGATAGAAGAAGCTATACAGGACCTGGTGGGGACCCATGATTTCACAGGCTTTACAGCATCGGGGACTTCAGTCGAGGACAAGGTGCGGACCATTACGGCGGCGACAATGGAGTACGACCAGCGGCGCCAGTTCTTGATTTTTACCTTTTCAGGTAACGGCTTTTTGTACAAGCAGGTGCGAAATATGGTGGGGACCCTCTTGAAAATTGGTAATGGTCGCATGCCTGTGGGGCAGATTAAGCGGATTTTGGCAGAAAAAGATCGTGGTTTGGCGGGTCCAACTGCGGCAGGCAATGGGCTCTATCTAAAGGAGATTATCTATGAAGACTAA
- a CDS encoding helix-turn-helix domain-containing protein — protein MEMIRVNLDKVLKDRQMTSKDLAEQVGITEANLSILKTGKAKGIRFNTLISICRILDCQPGDILEYVHEDN, from the coding sequence ATGGAAATGATTCGCGTAAACCTAGACAAGGTCCTCAAAGACCGACAAATGACTTCCAAGGACTTGGCAGAGCAAGTCGGCATCACCGAAGCTAATTTGTCCATTCTCAAGACAGGCAAGGCAAAAGGTATTCGTTTCAATACCCTGATAAGCATCTGCCGAATCCTAGACTGCCAGCCAGGGGATATTTTGGAATATGTCCATGAAGACAACTAA
- a CDS encoding bifunctional hydroxymethylpyrimidine kinase/phosphomethylpyrimidine kinase, producing the protein MKTKYILALSGNDIFSGGGLHADLTTYTVHGLHGFVAVTCLTAMTEKGFEVIPTDAAVFAQQLASLKDVPFSAIKIGLLPTVEIAEQVLEFIKAHQDIPVVLDPVLVCKEAHDTEVSQLRDELLKFLPYVSIITPNLAEAQLLLQKDIQRVEEMEQAAVALYDLGAKSVVIKGGNRLGGSQAVDVYYDGQEVVVLKSPLLSENNVGAGCTFASSIASQLLLGQDSLEAVKLSKDFVHAAILKSDQYGVIQYEK; encoded by the coding sequence ATGAAGACTAAGTATATTTTGGCGCTTTCGGGCAATGATATTTTCAGCGGTGGCGGCCTCCATGCAGACCTGACCACCTACACAGTCCATGGACTGCATGGCTTTGTGGCGGTGACCTGCTTGACAGCTATGACGGAAAAAGGTTTCGAGGTCATTCCGACAGATGCAGCGGTGTTTGCCCAGCAGCTGGCTAGTTTGAAGGATGTGCCCTTTTCAGCTATTAAGATTGGTTTGCTTCCGACGGTGGAAATAGCAGAGCAGGTCTTGGAATTTATCAAGGCTCATCAGGATATTCCAGTGGTCTTGGATCCGGTCTTGGTCTGTAAGGAAGCGCATGATACCGAGGTCAGCCAACTGAGGGATGAACTCTTGAAATTCCTTCCCTATGTCAGCATCATTACGCCAAATCTGGCAGAAGCTCAGCTATTGCTCCAAAAAGACATCCAAAGGGTAGAAGAGATGGAGCAGGCGGCGGTGGCGCTTTATGACTTGGGTGCCAAGTCGGTGGTTATCAAGGGGGGGAACCGCTTGGGAGGTTCACAGGCTGTCGATGTTTACTATGACGGACAGGAAGTGGTGGTGCTTAAGTCGCCCCTGCTTTCAGAAAACAATGTGGGGGCAGGCTGTACCTTTGCGTCCAGCATTGCCAGTCAGCTCTTGCTAGGTCAGGACTCTTTGGAGGCAGTCAAATTGTCCAAGGACTTTGTCCATGCAGCCATCTTAAAATCAGATCAATATGGGGTAATTCAGTATGAGAAATAA
- a CDS encoding Fur family transcriptional regulator encodes MELHSHLNSENQTSFDHVIQHLKEKGIRITETRKAVVAYLIESDDHPSAEMIYKDLLPNYPNMSLATVYNNLKVLLEEGFITELKRANDTTTYYDFMGHEHLNVICEKCGKITDFMDVEIPSLKREAHEQTGYKITKEVLSIYGVCPECQLNS; translated from the coding sequence ATGGAACTACATTCTCACTTAAACTCGGAGAATCAAACAAGCTTTGACCATGTGATCCAGCATTTGAAAGAAAAAGGCATTCGGATTACCGAAACAAGAAAAGCTGTCGTTGCCTATCTAATCGAAAGCGACGACCACCCAAGTGCCGAAATGATTTACAAGGACCTCCTGCCCAACTACCCTAATATGAGTTTGGCAACGGTTTACAATAACCTCAAGGTTCTCTTGGAAGAAGGCTTTATCACCGAACTTAAACGAGCAAATGACACAACGACCTACTATGACTTTATGGGGCATGAACACCTCAATGTTATTTGTGAAAAATGCGGAAAAATCACCGATTTCATGGACGTGGAAATTCCAAGTCTCAAGCGCGAAGCCCATGAACAAACTGGCTATAAGATTACCAAAGAAGTCCTGTCCATTTACGGTGTCTGTCCCGAATGTCAACTGAATAGCTAG